In Alteromonas naphthalenivorans, one DNA window encodes the following:
- a CDS encoding NYN domain-containing protein encodes MFEFLVNIRSPELFAFRDKMNKKIAFFIDGGYFIKRMKFYYRKYFNGCGVDLTPQIVVKVLYTFIKRHRDSLERQDLYRIYYYDAPPFDGQYREAVPKLEHRASNGTPSTKNFKTDPSTIFQQELHSSLKKSRKLALRMGKLSKAKRWIMDERAQKSILTGEKDINELVPEDFYLDVKQKGVDTRIGIDITTVTLRKFADTIVLIASDADFVPAAKLARTHGVDVVLDPMHGDVDQDLQLHIDGKKSYDIVHLLSECLAVRPTTTPNWWNENR; translated from the coding sequence ATGTTTGAATTTTTAGTAAACATCCGCAGTCCTGAGCTTTTTGCTTTCAGGGATAAGATGAATAAGAAGATAGCTTTTTTTATAGATGGTGGATATTTCATCAAGCGTATGAAGTTCTACTATAGAAAATACTTCAATGGTTGCGGTGTAGATCTCACTCCTCAGATAGTTGTAAAGGTTCTCTATACTTTTATAAAAAGACATAGGGATAGTTTAGAGCGTCAGGACTTATACAGAATATACTACTATGATGCCCCACCTTTCGATGGTCAATATCGAGAGGCCGTGCCCAAACTTGAACACCGTGCTTCAAACGGCACTCCGTCGACAAAAAATTTCAAAACTGACCCTAGTACTATATTCCAGCAAGAGCTACATTCCTCACTTAAGAAATCAAGAAAGCTAGCGTTACGTATGGGAAAGCTAAGCAAAGCTAAGCGCTGGATAATGGATGAACGTGCTCAAAAGTCTATTTTGACTGGCGAAAAAGATATAAACGAGCTTGTTCCAGAAGACTTTTACTTAGATGTGAAACAAAAAGGTGTGGATACTAGGATAGGTATCGATATTACTACAGTTACACTAAGAAAGTTTGCAGATACGATTGTTCTTATAGCCAGTGACGCTGATTTTGTTCCAGCTGCAAAATTGGCCAGAACGCATGGTGTAGATGTAGTTCTAGATCCGATGCATGGAGATGTAGACCAAGACTTACAACTTCATATAGATGGTAAAAAGTCCTACGATATTGTTCATCTACTCTCTGAGTGTTTAGCTGTACGGCCAACAACAACTCCTAATTGGTGGAACGAAAACCGTTAA
- a CDS encoding site-specific integrase, whose protein sequence is MARMQGRDNPIKSIGTARGYTNCLKKVARYVNQQFNISLRELTPEQAKQYLDVRSEEVGQKTLDQERQAIQAMMLNVTKALDISDKKDRLSFIKSAKDEIEKSRAYTNQQVSMIASAQSEKHALATQISYAAGLRAHELYTLKPLEHREVEYRQEREETKNTLFNARNGMRYTVVGKGGLEREVLIPVHLVEKLESRRFAEPQKVKDRGIFYRSHYNIGGGNNWSSSFSAASKRTLFRSSGAHGVRHSYAQERMRELQRVGLSRSLAYKTVSHELGHLREAITAVYLR, encoded by the coding sequence ATGGCTCGTATGCAAGGCCGAGATAATCCGATCAAATCTATAGGCACAGCCCGAGGGTATACTAACTGCCTTAAGAAAGTTGCTCGTTACGTTAATCAACAATTTAACATTAGCTTAAGAGAGCTTACTCCCGAGCAAGCCAAGCAATACCTTGATGTTCGTTCTGAGGAAGTAGGGCAAAAAACACTGGATCAGGAGCGTCAAGCTATCCAGGCAATGATGCTCAATGTAACCAAAGCACTGGATATTTCCGATAAAAAGGATCGTCTATCTTTCATCAAGTCTGCTAAAGATGAAATCGAAAAAAGCAGAGCATATACCAACCAGCAAGTGTCTATGATAGCTTCTGCACAATCTGAAAAACACGCTTTGGCGACTCAAATATCTTATGCAGCAGGATTGCGAGCTCATGAACTTTATACGCTCAAGCCCCTTGAACATAGAGAGGTTGAATATCGGCAGGAAAGAGAAGAAACAAAAAACACTCTATTTAATGCTCGTAACGGTATGCGCTACACCGTAGTTGGAAAAGGTGGATTGGAAAGAGAAGTATTGATACCCGTTCACCTGGTCGAAAAGCTCGAATCGCGCCGATTCGCTGAACCACAGAAAGTTAAAGACAGGGGAATATTTTACCGTTCCCACTACAACATAGGCGGAGGTAATAATTGGTCCAGCAGCTTCTCTGCTGCATCAAAAAGAACATTGTTCCGTTCTAGTGGAGCGCATGGTGTAAGACACAGTTACGCGCAAGAAAGAATGAGAGAGCTTCAACGAGTAGGGTTATCGAGGAGCCTAGCGTATAAAACGGTATCTCATGAGCTAGGCCATTTGAGAGAGGCGATCACAGCAGTATATTTACGTTAA